The Chthoniobacterales bacterium genomic interval CTGTCCAAGCTCGTAGATTCCAGGTTCTGCCGAGGCGGCGTGGGTGGCGATCCAGGCGAGCGACTCGCGAAAGATCGGGTGCGTGAGGAAGGGCTGCCAGAGAGCGGGAGAGGAAAGCGCGGAGACAAACATCGGTTTCAAAAAAATGCAGGCCGCCGCGACGAATGCCACGACGGCCTGCTGTTCCCCCCAGAACAAGGCGAATAGTATGCATGGCCCGTGCCAATGCAAACTCTTTTTTCATTTCTTCGCGAAAAAGATTCGTGGGACGGAAAGTTTGATGGGTCGTCAATCGCGTTGACTTCCTGGGGTCGAACGAATTGCTTGGCCGGATGGGTAACGATTCGGTCACGAAGACTACGAGCCAATCCTGGTTTTCCCGCCTCGGAGGCGCGATTGCCGGCGTGCTTGTCGGAGTGTTCCTGTTTTTCGCGGCCTTTCCGTTGCTGACGTGGAATGAGGGCCGAGCCATCAAGCGGATCAAGACGCTGCAGGTCGGTCGCGGCGAAACGGTCTCCGTGCCGGCTGCGCTCATCGATGCCGCGAATGATGGCCGGCTGGTGCACGTCACCGGCGACCTCGTGGCTACGGAGGCCGTGAGCGATGAACAATTTGGGCTGACCGCGCCGGTCATCAAGCTGCGTCGCAAGGTCGAGATGTATCAGTGGAGCGAGGATGAGAAATCCGAGACGCGCAAGAAGCTCGGCGGCGGCGAGGAGACGGTGACGACCTACACCTACGCGAAGTCGTGGAGTTCTGGAGCGGTGAATTCGGATTCCTTCCATACGCCGCAGGGGCACGAGAATCCGAAGGAGTGGCCGGTGCGCGCGGAGACATTCGTGGCAGATCCGATTACGGTGGGCGCCTTCACGCTGCCGGAAAGTCTGGTATCCCGAATCGACAATTTTCAGCCGCAGGCGGTGTCGGCGAAAGACAAGGCGGCGATTTCCCATGATTTCGGACTTCCTGTCGCGGTGGCCGGAGAGGGTTTTTATCTGGGGGCGAATCCCCGGGAGCCGGCGATCGGTGATATGAAGGTGAGCTTCGAGGTGGTGAAGCCAGGCCCGGTGAGCATCCTGGCGCGGCAGATTCAGACGACCTTCGAGCCGTATGCCGTGAAGGGTTTGGGAAGCATCGAGCTCCTCGAGGCTGGCACGGTGAGCGCGGAGAACATGTTCGCGGCGGCGGAGCAGGAGAACACCATCATCACGTGGCTGCTGCGGCTTGCCGGATTTGTGATGATGTTTCTGGGCCTTGTGCTGATTGCGAATCCCCTGTCGGTGCTCGCCGACGTCATTCCTTTCATCGGGAACATCGTCGGCGCGGGGGCCGGACTGGTCGCGTTCTTCCTCGCGGCTGGCCTGAGCTTTGTGACGATCGCCCTGGCCTGGCTGGCTTTCCGACCGCTTATCGGGGTGCCGTTGCTGATCGCGGCGCTGGCCTGCGGCTACTTCGGCGTGCGGGCAATGGGCCGACGCAAGGCGACGCCGCCGGCCGTGGCGTAACGACGCCCCGACCTAGCGAATCGCCCAGCGCAGCTTCGCCGAAGTGGCGCGGGGATTCGCCCGGCATTCTTCCGCGCTGGGACGCTCGACATTCTCCGAGATTCGCGAGAATCGCCCGTCGCGCAGCGCGGCCTGGAAGGCCTTTTTCACGCGACGATCTTCCCCGGAATGAAACGTGAGGATCGCGACGCGCCCGCCGGGATTCAGGCACTCCGGCAGATGTCGGAGCAGCGTGTCGAGGGCCGTGAACTCCTCGTTTACCGCGATCCGCAATGCCTGGAAAACGCGCCGCACCGTCCTTTCGCGCTCGTCTTCGGAAATGGCCGGCAGGGTCTGGCGGATGGCGGCCGCGAGTTCCGTCGTCAGCGCAAAGTTGCCTCCGGCGAGGCGTTCGGCCAGCTGCGTCGCGCGGGGCTCGTCGGCGTTTTCCGTCAGGCATTCGGCGAGCGCCCCGGGACTCATGCGAGCGAGCAGGGCGGAGGCTGGCAGGCCTTTTCCGGGGTTCATGCGCATGTCGAGCGGACCGGGAACCTTGAAGGAAAATCCGCGGGCGGGGGCATCGATCTGCATCGAGGAAAGGCCGAGATCGGCGAGAATGCCATCCACGCCGGCAAGGCCTTCCGCGGCGATGACCCTGGGCAGACCGGCGAAGTTCGAGCGACGAACGGCGAACGTCGCTTCGTCAAATCCCCGGGCGCGCAGGCGCTGCTCCGTGCGGGGTTGCTCGAGGGGATCGACATCGAGGCCGATCAATCGGCCGCCGGGCTGGAGCCGGGGGAGAATCGCCCCCGCGTGGCCGCCGTAGCCGAGGGTGCAGTCCACGAAGACGTTGCCGGGCGCTGGGGCGAGCGCTTCGAGGATCTCGTCGACCATGATCGGCAGATGCGCGCCGGCGGGTGTCTTGCCCGAGGCGATGACCTTCGCGACGGTCTCGGGATATTTCTCCGGCGCGAGTTCCTTGTATTTCTGTTCGAACCGACGCGGATATTTTCCCGCGTAGCGCGGACGGCGACGGTGTGGCTCGGGAGGCGTGG includes:
- a CDS encoding TMEM43 family protein: MGNDSVTKTTSQSWFSRLGGAIAGVLVGVFLFFAAFPLLTWNEGRAIKRIKTLQVGRGETVSVPAALIDAANDGRLVHVTGDLVATEAVSDEQFGLTAPVIKLRRKVEMYQWSEDEKSETRKKLGGGEETVTTYTYAKSWSSGAVNSDSFHTPQGHENPKEWPVRAETFVADPITVGAFTLPESLVSRIDNFQPQAVSAKDKAAISHDFGLPVAVAGEGFYLGANPREPAIGDMKVSFEVVKPGPVSILARQIQTTFEPYAVKGLGSIELLEAGTVSAENMFAAAEQENTIITWLLRLAGFVMMFLGLVLIANPLSVLADVIPFIGNIVGAGAGLVAFFLAAGLSFVTIALAWLAFRPLIGVPLLIAALACGYFGVRAMGRRKATPPAVA
- the rsmH gene encoding 16S rRNA (cytosine(1402)-N(4))-methyltransferase RsmH; its protein translation is MSDGATPPEPHRRRPRYAGKYPRRFEQKYKELAPEKYPETVAKVIASGKTPAGAHLPIMVDEILEALAPAPGNVFVDCTLGYGGHAGAILPRLQPGGRLIGLDVDPLEQPRTEQRLRARGFDEATFAVRRSNFAGLPRVIAAEGLAGVDGILADLGLSSMQIDAPARGFSFKVPGPLDMRMNPGKGLPASALLARMSPGALAECLTENADEPRATQLAERLAGGNFALTTELAAAIRQTLPAISEDERERTVRRVFQALRIAVNEEFTALDTLLRHLPECLNPGGRVAILTFHSGEDRRVKKAFQAALRDGRFSRISENVERPSAEECRANPRATSAKLRWAIR